Proteins encoded together in one Miscanthus floridulus cultivar M001 chromosome 16, ASM1932011v1, whole genome shotgun sequence window:
- the LOC136513343 gene encoding metallothionein-like protein 2C: MSCCSGNCGCGSGCKCGSGCGGCKMSPDVETTATVGIKPMVLAEPTTKASAGGFEVATEGGGCDCNTCKCGTSCGCSCCSCN; this comes from the exons ATGTCTTGCTGCAGCGGCAACTGCGGGTGCGGCTCCGGCTGCAAGTGCGGCAGCGGTTGCGGCGG CTGCAAGATGTCCCCTGACGTGGAGACCACCGCCACCGTCGGCATCAAGCCCATGGTGCTCGCTGAGCCCACCACTAAGGCCAGCGCCGGCGGGTTCGAGGTGGCCACCGAGGGTGGCGGCTGCGACTGCAACACCTGCAAGTGCGGCACCAGCTGCGGCTGCTCCTGCTGCAGCTGCAACTGA